A single region of the Vicia villosa cultivar HV-30 ecotype Madison, WI linkage group LG4, Vvil1.0, whole genome shotgun sequence genome encodes:
- the LOC131594221 gene encoding GDSL esterase/lipase EXL3-like: MQLTSSPMTSSFLIHFFVLFALCFKAKAVIKLPPNVSVPAVIAFGDSIVDSGNNNHLKTLVKCNFPPYGKDFQGGVPTGRFCNGKIPSDILAEELGIKGYVPAYLDPNLKPSDLLTGVGFASGASGYDPLTPQIASVIPLSSQLDMFKEYIGKLKGMVGEERTNFILSNSLFVLVGGSDDIANTYFIAHARLQYDVPAYADLMSTSATNFVKEIYNLGARRIAVLGAPPIGCVPSQRTLAGGIVRECAEKYNDAAKLFNIKLSKELDSLSHSSPNSRIVYIDVYTPLLDIILNYQKYGFKVVDRGCCGTGKLEVAVLCNPFDTTCSNASEYVFWDSYHPTERAYRNLVDGVLQKYLSRLI; the protein is encoded by the exons ATGCAACTCACAAGTTCTCCAATGACTTCTTCATTCTTAATCCATTTCTTTGTATTATTTGCTTTATGCTTCAAAGCAAAGGCTGTGATAAAGCTTCCTCCAAATGTTTCAGTTCCAGCTGTGATAGCATTTGGAGATTCAATCGTTGACTCAGGAAACAACAATCACCTCAAAACTTTGGTCAAATGTAACTTTCCTCCTTATGGTAAAGATTTTCAAGGTGGTGTTCCAACTGGTAGATTTTGCAATGGAAAAATTCCTTCAGATATTCTAg CTGAAGAATTGGGTATCAAAGGGTATGTACCAGCATATTTGGATCCAAATCTCAAACCATCTGATCTTCTTACGGGCGTAGGGTTCGCCTCCGGAGCATCAGGATACGATCCATTAACACCACAAATTGcg TCGGTGATACCGTTATCGTCTCAACTAGACATGTTCAAAGAATACATAGGAAAGCTGAAAGGCATGGTTGGAGAAGAAAGAACAAACTTCATCTTATCCAATAGTCTTTTTGTTTTGGTGGGAGGTAGTGATGACATTGCCAACACATATTTTATTGCCCACGCAAGATTACAATATGATGTTCCTGCTTACGCTGATCTTATGTCCACCTCAGCCACTAATTTTGTAAAG GAAATATATAATCTTGGAGCTAGAAGAATTGCTGTACTAGGTGCACCCCCAATTGGATGTGTGCCATCACAAAGAACTCTTGCTGGAGGGATAGTAAGAGAATGTGCAGAAAAATATAATGATGCAGCAAAGTTATTCAACATCAAACTCTCAAAGGAGCTTGATTCTCTAAGTCACAGCTCACCCAATAGCAGGATAGTTTACATTGATGTTTACACCCCTCTACTTGATATCATTCTCAACTATCAAAAATATG GGTTCAAAGTTGTGGATAGAGGTTGTTGTGGCACAGGGAAATTAGAGGTTGCAGTGTTATGCAATCCGTTTGACACTACTTGTTCTAATGCTTCTGAATATGTGTTTTGGGATAGCTATCATCCTACTGAAAGAGCATATAGAAACCTAGTAGATGGAGTTCTTCAAAAATATTTGAGCAGATTGATATAA
- the LOC131596688 gene encoding small ribosomal subunit protein uS3x-like, with protein sequence MATQMSKKRKFVADGVFFAELNEVLTRELAEDGYSGVEVRVTPMRTEIIIRATRTQAVLGEKGRRIRELTSVVQKRFKFPENSVELYAEKVNNRGLCAIAQAESLRYKLLGGLAVRRACYGVLRFVMESGAKGCEVIVSGKLRAQRAKSMKFKDGYMISSGQPVKDYIDSAVRHVLLRQGVLGIKVKIMLDWDPKGKQGPKTPLPDIVTIHTPKEEEYNPPQEYNQPPPAVLASTDIEVPVV encoded by the exons ATGGCCACTCAAATGAGCAAGAAGAGAAAG TTTGTCGCCGATGGAGTTTTCTTTGCTGAATTGAATGAGGTTTTGACCCGTGAACTTGCTGAAGATGGTTACTCTGGTGTTGAGGTTAGGGTTACCCCAATGCGCACTGAGATCATTATCAGAGCTACTCGTACCCAAGCCGTTCTAG GTGAGAAAGGAAGGAGGATTAGAGAACTGACCTCAGTTGTTCAGAAGAGGTTCAAGTTTCCTGAGAACAGCGTTGAACTTTATGCTGAAAAGGTTAACAATAGGGGACTTTGTGCTATTGCTCAGGCTGAATCTCTACGCTACAAGCTCCTTGGTGGTCTTGCTGTGCGCAG GGCTTGCTATGGTGTTTTGAGATTTGTTATGGAAAGTGGTGCCAAGGGATGCGAG gtcATTGTCAGCGGAAAGTTGAGGGCCCAAAGAGCTAAATCCATGAAGTTTAAGGATGGATACATGATTTCATCTGGGCAACCAGTCAAAGATTACATTGACTCTGCAGTTAGACACGTGCTTCTCAGACAG GGTGTTCTTGGCATCAAAGTAAAGATTATGCTTGATTGGGATCCTAAAGGGAAACAAGGTCCTAAAACCCCCCTCCCTGATATTGTCACTATCCACACTCCAAAGGAGGAGGAATACAACCCACCTCAGGAATACAACCAGCCTCCTCCCGCTGTTTTGGCCTCCACCGATATTGAGGTTCCCGTTGTTTGA
- the LOC131594222 gene encoding GDSL esterase/lipase At1g23500-like, with the protein MENIMTMRLVTIFVVLFARVSNIAIAANPAYPAVFAFGDSIFDTGNNNNLATLSKCNNPPYGRDFYGRQPTGRFGNGRVLSDLITASLGVKDTLPAFLNPALSDKDLPTGVCFASGGSGFDDLTANSQGGVLTMGAQLNFFEQYITKLKASVGPEKASEIISKALFIISAGNNDVAFAYSFTIRRTMLFNVYASTLVTAGQNFLKSLYQLGARHVWVMSTIPLGCLPAARTQLGGPLRLCVDYENGLAQIYNGMLSAGVSSLKASLPDYDLKFVDVYTPMLNIIQNPFASGFQNVWNGCCGTGTFEMGAQCNLLTFQCPNTATYFFWDVAHPTERAYQLTVAQILQAQNYDLNSYHISKALHPLNVSSLSFKN; encoded by the exons ATGGAGAACATAATGACAATGAGATTGGTCACAATTTTTGTGGTTTTATTTGCCAGAGTATCAAATATTGCAATTGCTGCAAACCCAGCCTATCCTGCAGTGTTTGCATTTGGTGACTCAATCTTTGATACAGGAAATAATAACAACCTTGCAACTCTATCAAAATGCAACAATCCTCCCTATGGAAGAGATTTCTATGGCAGACAGCCAACCGGAAGATTCGGGAACGGCCGAGTTCTGTCAGATTTGATAA CTGCGTCTTTGGGAGTGAAAGATACATTACCAGCATTCCTTAACCCGGCTTTATCCGATAAAGATCTTCCTACTGGTGTTTGCTTTGCATCAGGAGGTTCAGGGTTCGATGATTTGACCGCAAACTCGCAG GGAGGAGTTTTGACAATGGGTGCTCAACTGAACTTTTTCGAACAATACATAACAAAGTTGAAAGCATCAGTTGGACCCGAAAAAGCTTCTGAAATCATATCCAAAGCTTTGTTTATAATATCAGCAGGAAACAATGACGTTGCATTCGCTTATTCTTTCACTATTAGAAGAACTATGCTTTTCAATGTATATGCCAGTACTTTAGTTACAGCAGGCCAAAATTTCCTCAAG AGTTTATATCAACTTGGAGCACGACATGTGTGGGTTATGAGTACAATACCATTGGGATGCTTACCTGCAGCTAGAACTCAACTGGGAGGACCATTAAGGTTATGTGTAGATTATGAGAATGGATTAGCACAAATATATAACGGCATGTTATCGGCCGGAGTTTCGAGTCTTAAAGCCTCTCTTCCCGATTATGATCTGAAGTTCGTCGATGTCTATACTCCTATGCTAAATATCATACAGAATCCTTTCGCATCAG ggTTTCAAAATGTGTGGAATGGTTGCTGTGGAACTGGAACATTTGAAATGGGAGCTCAATGCAACTTGTTAACGTTCCAATGTCCAAATACTGCAACTTATTTTTTCTGGGATGTTGCTCATCCTACAGAGAGAGCTTATCAACTCACTGTTGCACAAATACTACAAGCTCAAAACTATGATCTTAATAGTTACCATATTTCCAAAGCTCTTCATCCTTTGAATGTATCAAGTcttagttttaaaaattaa